The following coding sequences lie in one Apium graveolens cultivar Ventura chromosome 1, ASM990537v1, whole genome shotgun sequence genomic window:
- the LOC141669250 gene encoding putative protein phosphatase 2C 33 has product MGSCLSTESRSPVLNSPGGRKRKNSRKKLGSRNSSFESKREEQLYRIPGRMFLNGASDVASIFTQQGKKGTNQDAMIVWENFASRTDTIFCGVFDGHGPYGHMVAKRVRDSLPLKLCANWEVNLKGDGSLGETNLNGTGSMNLESTSFLASNEESRAVDVEGTENHENMFQILKESFLKAYKVMDRELKLYTTIDCFCSGTTAVTLIKQGDNLVISNVGDSRAVMGTRDQDGHLTALQLTVDLKPNLPAEAERIRKCKGRVFALRDEPDVARVWLPNNDSPGLAMARAFGDFCLKDFGLISVPEVSHRRLTEKDEFVVLASDGIWDVLSNKEVVDIVVAAPARSYAARALVESAVRAWKCKYPTSKVDDCAVVCLFFKSNDLSSASAIKSDEKIVSSEERVVDDNNEGSSEPLGLNRSGTVRNDGDKLGNECKDEEDEADEDDSLLYSDPGKDWSALEGVSRVNTLLTLPRFVLGGGDKPAAGAAKAHK; this is encoded by the exons ATGGGGTCCTGCTTATCTACCGAAAGCAGGAGCCCTGTCCTGAATTCCCCTGGGGGTAGGAAGAGGAAGAATTCGAGGAAGAAACTCGGGTCTCGAAATTCTTCCTTTGAATCGAAGAGGGAAGAGCAGCTTTATAGGATTCCAGGACGGATGTTTTTGAATGGCGCTAGTGATGTTGCTTCAATTTTTACCCAGCAGGGGAAGAAAGGGACCAATCAAGATGCCATGATTGTTTGGGAG AACTTTGCTTCAAGAACAGACACTATATTTTGTGGTGTCTTTGATGGGCATGGACCCTATGGTCACATGGTTGCTAAACGAGTCAGAGATTCTCTCCCATTGAAGCTATGTGCGAACTGGGAAGTTAATTTAAAGGGTGATGGAAGTCTCGGAGAGACCAATCTTAATGGCACAGGTAGCATGAACTTGGAAAGCACCTCATTTTTGGCTTCTAATGAGGAATCAAGGGCTGTCGATGTTGAAGGAACTGAAAATCATGAAAATATGTTTCAGATCCTGAAGGAGTCCTTTCTTAAAGCTTATAAAGTCATGGATAGGGAACTTAAGTTGTATACTACCATTGATTGCTTCTGTAGTGGAACAACAGCTGTAACTTTGATTAAGCAG GGAGACAATCTTGTGATTAGTAATGTTGGGGACTCCAGAGCTGTAATGGGTACAAGAGATCAAGATGGTCATCTTACTGCATTACAGCTGACTGTGGATTTGAAACCAAACCTTCCAG CGGAAGCAGAGAGGATACGTAAATGTAAAGGGAGAGTTTTTGCCCTTCGGGATGAACCTGATGTTGCCAGAGTCTGGTTGCCCAATAATGACTCTCCCGGCCTTGCCATGGCCCGTGCTTTTGGGGATTTTTGTCTTAAAGATTTTGGCTTAATATCTGTGCCCGAAGTATCTCATCGACGCCTTACAGAAAAAGATGAGTTTGTTGTCTTGGCATCGGATGGG ATTTGGGATGTTCTCTCAAACAAGGAGGTTGTAGACATTGTGGTTGCAGCCCCCGCACGTTCTTATGCAGCTAGAGCATTAGTTGAGTCGGCAGTCAGAGCATGGAAGTGCAAATACCCTACCTCGAAAGTTGATGACTGTGCAGTGGTTTGCCTTTTCTTCAAGTCCAATGATCTATCTTCTGCTTCTGCCATCAAATCAGATGAGAAGATAGTGTCCTCAGAAGAACGGGTTGTAGATGATAATAACGAAGGTTCTTCTGAACCATTGGGATTAAACCGTTCTGGGACTGTTAGAAATGACGGGGACAAACTTGGCAACGAATGtaaagatgaagaagatgaagctgatgAGGACGATTCCTTGCTATATTCAGACCCAGGGAAAGACTGGTCAGCTCTTGAAGGGGTTTCTCGGGTAAATACATTACTTACATTACCAAGGTTTGTGCTCGGAGGAGGAGATAAGCCAGCTGCTGGAGCAGCAAAGGCTCACAAATGA